Proteins co-encoded in one Rhopalosiphum maidis isolate BTI-1 chromosome 2, ASM367621v3, whole genome shotgun sequence genomic window:
- the LOC113552479 gene encoding uncharacterized protein LOC113552479, whose amino-acid sequence MTTASEDLTIVDKRLFKAIGLHQILNPTPGANRYYRIAYMASMIMSFVVQIIQSVGLYFAVNDLQKFAFTTTMISNALLCLSKGFVLVTNADRLRDGLEAARYEFTSCGFRDQRAAHQARTALSTVLRTFVVLSYVTCFIWMLTPLSLMDDYLSVTNADGTVSRYRITIFNIWLPVPVTVYNAPTVWAFIYGVEMVVCFVNVFSWLLFDSYVMTMRFTFNAQFRILSDSFAAIGHRDHSPPPTHTAGSCLAVNHYNNKSHCYNIELINHIQFNQKLIKKYDDFFEVIKPAVLLQIISGSYSVITLIFLTSLTYLMGFPIISGPVLKAFFGFLSVTIQLFLYCYVFNYIETEKSAVNFGLYSSNWTTLDLKFKKTLLLAMTMNSAHRRVMKVSPTSIINLEMFANVMNMSYSIVSVLLNSRTGK is encoded by the exons atgacgACGGCATCGGAAGACCTAACCATCGTGGACAAACGGCTATTTAAAGCGATCGGTCTGCATCAAATACTCAATCCTACCCCTGGGGCCAACAGGTACTACAGGATAGCGTACATGGCGTCCATGATTATGTCATTCGTTGTGCAGATCATACAGTCGGTCGGCTTGTACTTCGCGGTAAACGATTTGCAGAAGTTCGCGTTCACAACAACCATGATATCCAACGCCTTGCTATGCCTGTCCAAGGGGTTCGTTTTGGTGACAAACGCGGACAGGCTGCGCGACGGCCTGGAAGCGGCACGGTACGAGTTCACGTCCTGCGGGTTCCGAGACCAGCGCGCGGCGCACCAGGCACGGACGGCTCTGTCCACGGTACTCCGCACGTTCGTCGTGCTTAGCTACGTCACGTGCTTCATCTGGATGTTGACACCGCTATCGCTGATGGACGACTACCTGTCGGTGACCAACGCGGACGGTACCGTGTCCCGTTACCGAATTACCATCTTCAACATCTGGTTGCCGGTGCCGGTAACCGTGTACAACGCGCCGACCGTCTGGGCTTTCATCTACGGCGTCGAGATGGTAGTGTGTTTCGTTAACGTGTTTAGTTGGTTGCTGTTCGACAGCTACGTGATGACAATGCGTTTCACGTTCAACGCACAGTTCCGCATCTTATCGGATAGTTTTGCTGCCATTGGCCATCGTGACCATTCGCCGCCGCCAACGCACACCGCAGGTTCATGCCTAgcagtt aatcattataataataaatcgcattgttataatattgaattaatcaaccacatacaatttaatcaaaaattaataaa gaagtatgatgatttttttgaagtaATTAAGCCTGCGGTACTATTACAAATAATCAGTGGTTCATATtcagtaataacattaatatttctcACTTCATTG acgTATCTTATGGGATTTCCAATCATATCCGGACCTGTTTTAAAAGCATTCTTTGGCTTTTTGTCAGTTACTATTcaactatttttgtattgcTATGTCTTCAATTATATAGAAACCGag AAATCTGCTGTGAATTTTGGATTGTACAGTAGTAATTGGACTACattggatttaaaatttaaaaagacgTTGTTATTGGCCATGACCATGAATTCGGCTCACAGGCGAGTGATGAAAGTTTCACCAACGTCTATCATAAATCTAGAAATGTTTGCCAAT GTGATGAACATGTCATATTCCATAGTGTCTGTTCTACTAAATTCTAGAACCGGAAAATGA
- the LOC113552481 gene encoding uncharacterized protein LOC113552481 — protein MTTASEDLTIVDKRLFKAIGLHQILNPTPGANRYYRIAYMASMIMSFVVQIIQSVGLYFAVNDLQKFAFTTTMISNALLCLSKGFVLVTNADRLRDGLEAARYEFTSCGFRDQRAAHQARTALSTVLRTFVVLSYVTCFIWMLTPLSLMDDYLSVTNADGTVSRYRITIFNIWLPVPVTVYNAPTVWAFIYGVEMVVCFVNVFSWLLFDSYVMTMRFTFNAQFRILSDSFAAIGHRDHSPPPTHTAGSCLAVNHYNNKSHCYNIELINHIQFNQKLIKKYDDFFEVIKPAILLQIISGSYSVITLIFLTSLTYLMGFPIISGPVLKAFFGFLSVTIQLFLYCYVFNYIETEKSAVNFGLYSSNWTTLDLKFKKTLLLAMTMNSAHRRVMKVSPMSIINLEMFANVMNMSYSIVSVLLNSRTGK, from the exons atgacgACGGCATCGGAAGACCTAACCATCGTGGACAAACGGCTATTTAAAGCGATCGGTCTGCATCAAATACTCAATCCTACCCCTGGGGCCAACAGGTACTACAGGATAGCGTACATGGCGTCCATGATTATGTCATTCGTTGTGCAGATCATACAGTCGGTCGGCTTGTACTTCGCGGTAAACGATTTGCAGAAGTTCGCGTTCACAACAACCATGATATCCAACGCCTTGCTATGCCTGTCCAAGGGGTTCGTTTTGGTGACAAACGCGGACAGGCTGCGCGACGGCCTGGAAGCGGCACGGTACGAGTTCACGTCCTGCGGGTTCCGAGACCAGCGCGCGGCGCACCAGGCACGGACGGCTCTGTCCACGGTACTCCGCACGTTCGTCGTGCTTAGCTACGTCACGTGCTTCATCTGGATGTTGACACCGCTATCGCTGATGGACGACTACCTGTCGGTGACCAACGCGGACGGTACCGTGTCCCGTTACCGAATTACCATCTTCAACATCTGGTTGCCGGTGCCGGTAACCGTGTACAACGCGCCGACCGTCTGGGCTTTCATCTACGGCGTCGAGATGGTAGTGTGTTTCGTTAACGTGTTTAGTTGGTTGCTGTTCGACAGCTACGTGATGACAATGCGTTTCACGTTCAACGCACAGTTCCGCATCTTATCGGATAGTTTTGCTGCCATTGGCCATCGTGACCATTCGCCGCCGCCAACGCACACCGCAGGTTCATGCCTAgcagtt aatcattataataataaatcgcattgttataatattgaattaatcaaccacatacaatttaatcaaaaattaataaa gaagtatgatgatttttttgaagtaATTAAGCCTGCGATACTATTACAAATAATCAGTGGTTCATATtcagtaataacattaatatttctcACTTCACTA acgTATCTTATGGGATTTCCAATCATATCCGGACCTGTTTTAAAAGCATTCTTTGGTTTTTTGTCAGTTACTATTcaactatttttgtattgcTATGTCTTCAATTATATAGAAACCGag AAATCTGCTGTGAATTTTGGATTGTACAGTAGTAATTGGACTACattggatttaaaatttaaaaagacgTTGTTATTGGCCATGACCATGAATTCGGCTCACAGGCGAGTGATGAAAGTTTCACCAATGTCTATCATAAATCTAGAAATGTTTGCCAAT GTGATGAACATGTCATATTCCATAGTGTCTGTTCTACTAAATTCTAGAACCGGAAAATGA
- the LOC113552482 gene encoding LOW QUALITY PROTEIN: uncharacterized protein LOC113552482 (The sequence of the model RefSeq protein was modified relative to this genomic sequence to represent the inferred CDS: deleted 1 base in 1 codon): MTTASEDLTIVDNRLFKAICLHQILNPNNGGNRYYRIAFLASMILLLVVQIIQLVGLYFAVNDLPRIAFTTTMVSNALLCLSKGFVLVTNADRLRDGLEAARYEFTSCGFRDQRAAHQARTALSTVLRTFVVLSYVTCFIWMLTPLSLMDDYLSVTNADGTVSRYRITIFNIWLPVPVTVYNAPTVWAFIYGVEMVVCFVNVFSWLLFDSYVITMCFTFSAQFRALSASFATIGHRRPLRLPLLHGTSTRIIKTDDDNILNYHDELINRIQDNQKIIKKYDDFFEVIKPAILLQIISGSYSVITLIFLTSLTYLMGFPIISGPVLKAFFGFLSVTIQLFLYCYVFNYIETEKSAVNFGLYSSNWTTLDLKFKKTLLLAMTMNSAHRRVMKVSPTSIINLEMFANVMNMSYSIVSVLLNSRTGK, translated from the exons ATGACGACGGCATCGGAAGACCTGACCATCGTGGACAATCGGCTATTCAAAGCGATCTGCTTGCACCAAATACTCAATCCCAACAACGGAGGCAACCGGTACTACAGGATAGCGTTCCTGGCGTCCATGATTTTGTTGTTGGTCGTGCAGATCATACAGTTGGTCGGCTTGTACTTCGCGGTCAACGACTTGCCGCGAATCGCGTTCACAACCACCATGGTATCCAACGCCTTGCTATGCCTGTCCAAGGGGTTCGTTTTGGTGACAAACGCGGACAGGCTGCGCGACGGCCTGGAAGCGGCACGGTACGAGTTCACGTCCTGCGGGTTCCGAGACCAGCGCGCGGCGCACCAGGCACGGACGGCTCTGTCCACGGTACTCCGCACGTTCGTCGTGCTTAGCTACGTCACGTGCTTCATCTGGATGTTGACACCGCTATCGCTGATGGACGACTACCTGTCGGTGACCAACGCGGACGGTACCGTGTCCCGTTACCGAATTACCATCTTCAACATCTGGTTGCCGGTGCCGGTAACCGTGTACAACGCGCCGACCGTCTGGGCTTTCATCTACGGCGTCGAGATGGTAGTGTGTTTCGTTAACGTGTTTAGTTGGTTGCTGTTCGACAGCTACGTCATAACAATGTGTTTCACGTTCAGTGCCCAGTTCCGCGCCTTGTCGGCTAGTTTTGCGACCATCGGCCACCGTAGACCACTT CGACTACCATTGCTGCACGGCACAA gtACTCGTATCATAAAAactgatgatgataatatattgaattaccATGACGAACTGATCAACCGTATACaggataatcaaaaaataataaa gaagtatgatgatttttttgaagtaATTAAGCCTGCGATACTATTACAAATAATCAGTGGTTCATATtcagtaataacattaatatttctcACTTCACTG acgTATCTTATGGGATTTCCAATTATATCCGGACCTGTTTTAAAAGCATTCTTTGGTTTTTTGTCAGTTACTATTcaactatttttgtattgctatgtattcaattatatagaAACCGag AAATCTGCTGTGAATTTTGGATTGTACAGTAGTAATTGGACTACattggatttaaaatttaaaaagacgTTGTTATTGGCCATGACCATGAATTCAGCTCACAGGCGAGTGATGAAAGTTTCACCAACGTCTATCATAAATCTAGAAATGTTTGCCAAT GTGATGAACATGTCATATTCCATAGTGTCTGTTCTACTAAATTCTAGAACCGGAAAATGA